The following coding sequences lie in one Sandaracinaceae bacterium genomic window:
- a CDS encoding AraC family transcriptional regulator, with amino-acid sequence MQSDTLSIIFDHLAIRGTVFCRAELDAPWGVRTNGTESAIFHVAVSGSGYVRVDGGEAVSWRAGDLLLLPHGDPHVMSSEPERAPRHITTLPSNVGSDGLPCVFHQGDGPRTSILCGTFELGEDASLLLDELPALMRVASGGSTSAWLDATLRLLTEEVGGARPGAQTVVTRLAEVLLVHALRAWMNESGAAQHGWLAALADPVLAKALREIHRAPEREWTAATLARAAGVSRSALYTRFTERLAVSPAAYLTRWRMTVARRALRSEVPIAEVAAQVGYRSEAAFSRAFKREVGASPSSWRVEAR; translated from the coding sequence GTGCAGTCCGATACGCTGAGCATCATCTTCGACCACCTCGCGATCCGCGGGACGGTGTTCTGCCGCGCGGAGCTGGATGCGCCGTGGGGGGTGCGGACCAACGGAACCGAGAGCGCGATCTTCCACGTCGCGGTCAGCGGCTCGGGCTATGTCCGCGTCGACGGTGGGGAGGCCGTGTCGTGGCGCGCGGGGGATCTGCTGCTGCTTCCGCACGGGGACCCGCACGTCATGTCGAGCGAGCCCGAGCGCGCCCCGAGACACATCACGACGCTCCCCTCGAACGTCGGCAGTGACGGCTTGCCTTGCGTGTTCCATCAAGGGGACGGCCCGCGCACGAGCATCCTCTGCGGCACGTTCGAGCTCGGTGAAGACGCGTCGCTCCTCCTCGACGAGCTGCCCGCGCTGATGCGAGTCGCGTCCGGCGGCTCCACCTCGGCCTGGCTCGACGCGACGCTCAGGCTCCTGACGGAAGAGGTCGGCGGCGCGCGGCCCGGCGCCCAGACCGTCGTCACGCGACTCGCCGAGGTGCTCCTGGTGCACGCCCTCCGCGCATGGATGAACGAGAGCGGCGCCGCGCAGCACGGGTGGCTGGCCGCGCTGGCGGACCCGGTCCTCGCCAAGGCCCTGCGCGAGATCCACCGCGCGCCCGAGCGCGAGTGGACGGCGGCGACGCTCGCCCGCGCGGCCGGCGTGAGCCGCTCGGCGCTCTACACGCGCTTCACCGAGCGGCTCGCCGTCTCACCCGCCGCCTACCTCACGCGCTGGCGCATGACGGTCGCGCGCCGCGCGCTCCGCTCCGAGGTCCCCATCGCCGAGGTCGCGGCGCAGGTCGGCTACCGCTCGGAGGCCGCCTTCTCCCGCGCCTTCAAGCGCGAGGTCGGCGCGAGCCCCTCGTCCTGGCGCGTCGAGGCTCGCTGA